The Synechococcus sp. CC9605 sequence GGGCACCAAATACACCTCCCCTGCAATGGCCCCATTACCCCGTTGCAGCATCGGGTAACCCCAGTGCTGGATCTCGATGAACCCGTCAACGATGCCATCTCGGTCTCGTTGGGCGCCCTTCAGCAGGTGATGGGCGCTGCCGTTGCCTTTGAGTGATCCGTAGACGAAGAGGCGTTTCAGAGCACCTGCACCACTTCACTCACTTCAGGGATCGACTCGCGCATCTTGCGTTCGATGCCCATCTTCAAAGTCATCGTGCTGCTGGGGCAGCTGCCGCAGGCTCCCTGCAGGCGCACTTTCACGATCGGGCCGTCCAGTTCCACCACTTCAACGTTGCCGCCGTCGGCCATCAGGAAGGGGCGCAGCTCATCCAGCACCTTCTCCACGTTCTCAAGCGTGAGGGCCATGGTTTCAGTGCTCATCGGGATGAACCAGACATCAACGCTTCAAGGTTACGGAGTGGCCCCATAGGGTGACGAGAGCGGTTAACACTCCAGCTCCGGTGCAGCACGACGGTTCGTTCAACCCAGAGGCCCGCTTCGACGCCGTGCTGGTGGGCGCCGGAATCATGAGCGCCACCCTGGCGGCGCTGCTGCATGAACTCGACACGCAGCTGCGGATTCTTCTGGTGGAGCGCCTTGAAGCGCCTGCTCTGGAGAGCAGCGCAGCGGTGAACAATGCCGGCACCGGCCATGCCGCCAACTGCGAGCTGAACTACACCCCGATCCAGGCGGATGGCACCGTTGCGACGGCCAAAGCGGTGGCCATCAATACTTCGTTTGAACGCAGCTTGGAGTTCTGGAGCTCGCTGCAGGAGCGGGGCGACCTCGACACCAG is a genomic window containing:
- a CDS encoding NifU family protein, with amino-acid sequence MSTETMALTLENVEKVLDELRPFLMADGGNVEVVELDGPIVKVRLQGACGSCPSSTMTLKMGIERKMRESIPEVSEVVQVL
- a CDS encoding gamma-glutamylcyclotransferase family protein; translation: MKRLFVYGSLKGNGSAHHLLKGAQRDRDGIVDGFIEIQHWGYPMLQRGNGAIAGEVYLVPEPCWPALDDWEDVPEVYQRSSVTLRDGRSVWLYEAA